One Triticum dicoccoides isolate Atlit2015 ecotype Zavitan chromosome 5B, WEW_v2.0, whole genome shotgun sequence genomic window carries:
- the LOC119311956 gene encoding BTB/POZ domain-containing protein At3g50780-like codes for MAEFKVGSLDARTTKFRTVPIAVTPEGFWCCPSQTVLQKTVKNQNQQTRPKVGASPPASKASSVQRAPTISSERRTHSTPTRSRANSDEQRCPSADNAATNPPKVASERPPKQHKVSVGFGQIEMSDLRVVLYGKDGVAVKMSVHKNILAENSTFFADKLSRQSPVSSIEVPDCEDVEIYVETVGLMYCNDVKQKLIKQSVPRVLRILKVAELLGFRACVLSCLNYLEAVPWAGEEEENVVSSVRHLQTEDYGVPPILKRVCSDLTSPPNDTFVRIIELVLKSSDDRGRREMKSLVLKLLKESSSSCAGSSADLCVETLYSYCQNCLESLLTLFQQASDSDFSEQSSELKEPILRQITLEADNLLWLTEILAGRNAAEEFAGLWSNQRELAGLHSKLPTKSRHLVSCVTARLFVAIGKGEMLPSKDTRQLLLDVWLRPLMDDYNWLQHGCRSFDRSVVEEGIGSTILTLPLEDQQTILLSWLGSFLKVGNSCPNLQKAFEVWWRRTFVRPYVEQQGSRSQSGRS; via the exons ATGGCAGAATTCAAGGTTGGAAGCCTTGATGCCAGAACGACGAAGTtcagaaccgtcccgattgctgtcACCCCGGAAGGTTTCTGGTGCTGCCCGTCGCAGACCGTGCTCCAGAAGACAGTGAAGAACCAAAACCAGCAGACGAGGCCTAAAGTGGGCGCATCCCCTCCGGCGTCAAAGGCCTCCTCGGTCCAGAGGGCGCCGACTATCTCGTCGGAGAGGAGAACACATTCCACTCCAACAAGGTCCAGAGCTAATTCAGATGAGCAAAGATGCCCGTCGGCGGACAATGCCGCCACCAATCCACCCAAGGTAGCCAGCGAGAGGCCACCGAAGCAACATAAGGTATCTGTTGGGTTTGGTCAGATTGAGATGAGCGACTTGAGAGTTGTGCTGTATGGCAAGGATGGGGTTGCTGTGAAGATGAGTGTGCACAAGAACATCCTTGCTGAAAATAGCACCTTCTTTGCTGATAAGCTTTCAAGGCAATCTCCAGTGTCCAGCATAGAAGTGCCTGATTGTGAAGATGTGGAGATCTATGTTGAGACTGTTGGCTTGATGTACTGCAATGATGTCAAGCAGAAGTTGATCAAGCAAAGTGTTCCACGCGTACTTCGGATCTTGAAG GTTGCAGAATTATTGGGTTTCCGAGCATGTGTTCTGTCATGCTTGAATTACTTGGAAGCGGTCCCTTGGGCCGGGGAAGAAGAGGAGAATGTGGTCTCATCTGTTCGGCATCTTCAGACCGAGGATTACGGTGTCCCCCCAATACTGAAGAGGGTATGCTCCGATCTAACCAGCCCACCAAATGACACGTTTGTGCGTATCATAGAACTAGTCTTGAAAAGCAGTGATGACAGAGGGAGGCGCGAGATGAAGTCCTTGGTGCTCAAGCTTCtcaaggagagcagcagcagctgtgCCGGCAGTTCTGCTGACCTGTGTGTTGAGACTCTCTACAGTTACTGCCAGAACTGCCTGGAGTCTTTGCTGACCCTGTTTCAGCAAGCATCTGACAGTGATTTCTCCGAGCAGTCTTCGGAGCTTAAGGAACCGATTCTTCGGCAGATTACGCTCGAAGCGGATAATCTCCTGTGGTTAACCGAGATTTTGGCTGGCAGGAATGCTGCAGAAGAATTTGCAGGCTTGTGGTCTAACCAACGTGAGCTGGCTGGGCTTCACTCCAAGCTACCGACCAAGTCGCGCCACCTTGTGAGCTGCGTCACTGCCAGGCTCTTTGTGGCGATTGGGAAAGGCGAAATGCTCCCGTCCAAGGACACCAGGCAGCTCCTGCTGGATGTGTGGCTGCGGCCTCTCATGGATGACTACAACTGGCTGCAGCATGGTTGCAGGTCGTTTGACCGGTCTGTCGTTGAGGAAGGGATCGGGTCGACGATCCTGACGCTGCCGCTGGAGGATCAGCAGACGATACTGCTCTCATGGCTCGGGAGCTTCCTGAAGGTTGGTAACAGCTGCCCCAACCTGCAGAAGGCCTTTGAGGTGTGGTGGAGGAGGACCTTTGTGCGGCCTTACGTCGAACAGCAGGGGAGCCGTTCGCAGTCGGGTCGGAGCTGA
- the LOC119306280 gene encoding probable calcium-binding protein CML41: MANVSVSKPAKRLAGKSSFRLGLPLLCGRSDVASPGAAPARSSSSRRSSGTGSSRKSELRRIFQHFDRDNDGKISGAELSAFFASMGDDLTVPSSSSGEGYLLDFAGFVALMERGEGSQEEDLRRAFEVFNAVDQPAGRITARGLRRVLAQLGDDRSVADCEAMIRAYDVDGDGGLDFHEFQRMMS, from the coding sequence ATGGCGAACGTGAGCGTCTCCAAGCCGGCCAAGCGCCTGGCGGGCAAGAGCAGCTTCAGGCTCGGCCTGCCGCTGCTCTGCGGCCGGTCTGACGTGGCGAGCCCCGGTGCTGCCCCCGCTCGGTCGTCGTCGAGCAGGAGGTCGTCCGGCACCGGCAGCAGCAGGAAGTCGGAGCTGCGCAGGATCTTCCAGCACTTCGACAGGGACAACGACGGGAAGATCTCCGGCGCAGAGCTGAGCGCCTTCTTCGCGTCCATGGGCGACGACCTGACGGTGCCGTCCTCGTCGTCGGGAGAAGGGTACCTGCTGGACTTCGCCGGGTTCGTGGCGCTGATGgagaggggggagggcagccaGGAGGAGGACCTGAGGAGGGCGTTTGAGGTGTTCAACGCCGTGGATCAGCCCGCCGGGAGGATCACGGCCAGGGGGCTGCGGCGGGTGCTCGCCCAGCTCGGTGACGACCGGTCCGTCGCCGACTGCGAGGCCATGATACGGGCCTACGAcgtcgacggcgacggcggcctcGACTTCCATGAGTTCCAGAGGATGATGAGCTAG